A stretch of Anaeromyxobacter dehalogenans 2CP-1 DNA encodes these proteins:
- the uvrC gene encoding excinuclease ABC subunit UvrC, with product MDANLRRKLDELPAEPGCYLMKDRAGEVVYVGKASSLRSRVRSYFDPGRGDQRAFVALLDELLGDLEVIVTRSEKEAVLLENELIKKHRPRFNVRLRDDKDFIVLKLDERHPYPRLEVRRAREKRQPGARYFGPYSSASSIRETLRMVNRHFQLRTCSDHVFDHRKRPCILYQIHRCPAPCVYEVAAEEYRQSVEDAVEFLEGREGELVERLRGRMAGAAEGLRFEEAARLRDQLQAVERSLEKQRVLMSDRGDRDVIGLYREGPDLVVQVLSMRAGKLQDAQAHPFREQEFPDEEILSSFLSLYYEHTDAPDEILVPLEPVQAEALADVLSERRGRRVRLLTPQRGAKADLLDVARRNAEQGFRAWHEHDERREQALAAVARALHLARPPRWMECYDISTFQGALAVGSGVSMKDGEPDKANYRRYKVKAVAGQDDFAMLHEVITRRLRRALGEGQLPDLIVIDGGKGQLNAALAAAKDLGVPTRPSPGNPDAPFVELVGLAKSRLVDGPSLGTARVVGRRGRRAEARLADAAEAAEKGFVSELARSPERVFLPGRKDPVVLRQNSAELFLLARLRDEAHRFAITFHRKLRRERNFQSVLEEIPGIGEGRKRALLRHFGALRRVREATPEEIAQVEGFGPRQAAAVHAFFHRPDAPPIAADEPSGAPAGAPGGGPAEASPEAVAAATEAEIDAALADEDASPEPAA from the coding sequence ATGGACGCGAACCTGCGCAGGAAGCTGGACGAGCTGCCCGCCGAGCCGGGCTGCTACCTCATGAAGGACCGGGCCGGCGAGGTGGTCTACGTCGGCAAGGCGTCCAGCCTGCGCTCGCGCGTGCGCTCCTACTTCGACCCGGGCCGCGGCGATCAGCGCGCGTTCGTGGCGCTGCTCGACGAGCTGCTCGGCGACCTCGAGGTGATCGTCACCCGCTCCGAGAAGGAGGCGGTGCTCCTCGAGAACGAGCTCATCAAGAAGCACCGCCCGCGCTTCAACGTCCGGCTGCGCGACGACAAGGACTTCATCGTCCTGAAGCTCGACGAGCGCCACCCGTACCCGCGCCTGGAGGTGCGGCGCGCCCGGGAGAAGCGGCAGCCGGGGGCGCGCTACTTCGGCCCGTACTCCTCGGCCTCGTCCATCCGCGAGACGCTGCGCATGGTGAACCGGCACTTCCAGCTCCGGACCTGCAGCGACCACGTCTTCGACCACCGCAAGCGGCCCTGCATCCTGTACCAGATCCACCGCTGCCCGGCGCCCTGCGTCTACGAGGTGGCGGCGGAGGAGTACCGGCAGTCGGTCGAGGACGCGGTGGAGTTCCTGGAGGGCCGCGAGGGCGAGCTGGTGGAGCGCCTGCGCGGGCGCATGGCGGGCGCGGCGGAGGGGTTGCGGTTCGAGGAGGCGGCGCGGCTCCGCGACCAGCTCCAGGCGGTGGAGCGGAGCCTCGAGAAGCAGCGGGTGCTGATGTCGGATCGCGGCGATCGCGACGTCATCGGCCTCTACCGCGAGGGGCCGGACCTGGTGGTCCAGGTCCTCTCCATGCGCGCCGGCAAGCTGCAGGACGCGCAGGCGCACCCGTTCCGCGAGCAGGAGTTCCCCGACGAGGAGATCCTGTCCTCGTTCCTGTCGCTCTACTACGAGCACACCGACGCGCCGGACGAGATCCTGGTGCCGCTCGAGCCGGTCCAGGCCGAGGCGCTCGCCGACGTGCTCTCGGAGCGGCGCGGGCGGCGGGTGCGGCTGCTCACCCCGCAGCGCGGCGCGAAGGCCGACCTGCTCGACGTGGCCCGCCGCAACGCGGAGCAGGGGTTCCGGGCCTGGCACGAGCACGACGAGCGGCGCGAGCAGGCGCTGGCCGCCGTGGCCCGGGCGCTGCACCTGGCGCGGCCGCCGCGCTGGATGGAGTGCTACGACATCTCGACGTTCCAGGGCGCGCTCGCGGTCGGCTCGGGCGTGTCGATGAAGGACGGCGAGCCGGACAAGGCGAACTACCGCCGCTACAAGGTGAAGGCGGTGGCGGGGCAGGACGACTTCGCCATGCTGCACGAGGTCATCACCCGCCGGCTGCGGCGGGCGCTGGGGGAGGGACAGCTGCCCGACCTCATCGTGATCGACGGCGGGAAGGGCCAGCTCAACGCGGCGCTGGCGGCGGCGAAGGACCTGGGCGTCCCGACGCGCCCGTCGCCGGGCAACCCCGACGCGCCGTTCGTCGAGCTGGTGGGGCTCGCCAAGAGCCGGCTGGTGGACGGCCCGTCGCTCGGGACGGCGCGGGTGGTGGGCCGGCGCGGGCGGCGCGCGGAGGCGCGCCTGGCGGACGCGGCCGAGGCGGCGGAGAAGGGGTTCGTGTCCGAGCTGGCGCGCAGCCCGGAGCGCGTGTTCCTGCCCGGCCGCAAGGACCCGGTGGTGCTGCGGCAGAACTCCGCGGAGCTGTTCCTGCTGGCCCGGCTGCGCGACGAGGCGCACCGCTTCGCCATCACGTTCCACCGCAAGCTGCGGCGCGAGCGGAACTTCCAGAGCGTGCTCGAGGAGATCCCGGGGATCGGGGAGGGCCGCAAGCGGGCGCTGCTGCGCCACTTCGGCGCGCTGCGCCGCGTCCGGGAGGCGACGCCCGAGGAGATCGCGCAGGTGGAGGGCTTCGGGCCGAGGCAGGCGGCGGCCGTGCACGCGTTCTTCCACCGACCGGACGCGCCGCCGATCGCCGCGGACGAGCCGTCCGGCGCGCCCGCCGGCGCGCCCGGCGGGGGTCCCGCCGAGGCGAGCCCGGAGGCGGTGGCCGCCGCCACCGAGGCCGAGATCGACGCCGCGCTGGCCGACGAGGATGCGTCCCCGGAGCCCGCGGCTTAA